In Capricornis sumatraensis isolate serow.1 chromosome 16, serow.2, whole genome shotgun sequence, a genomic segment contains:
- the DGAT2 gene encoding diacylglycerol O-acyltransferase 2, with amino-acid sequence MAAPEYPARVKGHESVQDKIVAQKVSVGRWAGVGYSAAAGKGRQADIYLLSVAGTGSSILSALQDLFSVTWLNRSKVEKQLQVISVLQWVLSFLVLGVACSAILMYTFCTDCWLIAVLYFTWLVFDWNTPKKGGRRSQWVRNWAVWRYFRDYFPIQLVKTHNLLTSRNYIFGYHPHGIMGLGAFCNFSTEATEVSKKFPGIRPYLATLAGNFRMPVLREYLMSGGICPVNRDTIDYLLSKNGSGNAIIIVVGGAAESLSSMPGKNAVTLRNRKGFVKLALRHGADLVPIYSFGENEVYKQVIFEEGSWGRWVQKKFQKYVGFAPCIFHGRGLFSSDTWGLVPYSKPITTVVGEPITIPKLEHPTQQDIDLYHAMYMEALVKLFDQHKTKFGLPETEVLEVN; translated from the exons ATGGCTGCTCCTGAGTACCCA GCCAGGGTGAAAGGTCATGAGAGCGTCCAGGACAAGATTGTGGCTCA GAAGGTGTCTGTGGGGAGGTGGGCTGGTGTGGGGTACTCTGCAGCTGCAGGGAAGGGCAGACAGGCTGACATCTATCTTCTGTCTGTCGCAGGCACTGGCTCCAGCATCCTCTCTGCGCTCCAGGACCTGTTTTCCGTCACTTGGCTCAATAGGTCCAAGGTAGAGAAGCAGCTCCAAGTCATCTCGGTGCTACAGTGGGTCCTGTCTTTCCTCGTGCTGG GAGTGGCCTGCAGCGCCATCCTCATGTACACATTCTGCACCGATTGCTGGCTCATCGCCGTGCTCTACTTCACCTGGCTGGTGTTTGACTGGAACACACCCAAGAAAG GTGGCAGGAGGTCACAGTGGGTCCGAAACTGGGCTGTGTGGCGCTACTTTCGAGACTACTTTCCCATTCAG CTGGTGAAGACACACAACTTGCTGACCAGCAGGAACTACATCTTTGGGTACCATCCCCACGGCATCATGGGCCTGGGTGCCTTCTGCAACTTCAGCACAGAGGCCACAGAAGTGAGCAAGAAGTTCCCCGGCATAAGGCCCTACCTGGCCACGCTGGCCGGCAACTTCCGGATGCCAGTGCTGCGCGAGTACCTGATGTCTGGAG GCATCTGCCCAGTGAACCGGGACACCATAGACTACTTGCTTTCAAAGAATGGGAGCGGCAATGCCATCATCATCGTGGTGGGGGGCGCGGCTGAGTCCCTGAGCTCCATGCCCGGCAAGAATGCAGTCACCCTGCGCAATCGCAAGGGCTTTGTGAAACTGGCCCTGCGCCATGG AGCCGACCTGGTTCCCATCTACTCCTTTGGGGAGAATGAGGTATATAAGCAGGTGATCTTTGAGGAGGGCTCCTGGGGCCGATGGGTGCAGAAGAAGTTCCAGAAGTATGTTGGCTTCGCCCCATGCATCTTCCACGGTCGGGGCCTCTTCTCCTCCGACACCTGGGGGCTGGTGCCCTACTCCAAGCCCATCACCACCGTCG TGGGTGAGCCCATTACCATCCCCAAGCTGGAGCACCCGACCCAGCAGGACATCGATCTGTACCATGCCATGTACATGGAAGCCCTGGTGAAGCTCTTCGACCAGCATAAGACCAAGTTCGGCCTCCCGGAGACTGAGGTCCTGGAGGTGAACTGA